Below is a genomic region from candidate division SR1 bacterium Aalborg_AAW-1.
TTTACTGACTCATGGGTAAAGATGTAAGAAGTCTAGAAACCAAACAACAATTTACTAAAATTTACAATGAATTATCGTATTTAGTAGAATCTAGTCATTGTACTGATGAAACTCTTATTCAACGTATCAAAGAGCAACAAGAAATACTGAAAAATATAGATTATAGTGTCATGAATGATGAACAATATACCGCTATCACTACTGCACAAGATCTGAAAAAGCAGATAGAAGAACAATGTTCATTGATTAAAGAAATTCCAACAACGTGAAGTAATAACGAGATTCCAACAACGGGCAATAATCAAGAATAAATCACAAAAAAGAGATTGCAATCTTATAAATCAATCATTATAGATAAAATCTAATGACTAGAGATTCCTGAGGACGAGTGAATAATGACAACAACCTGATAATATGATTTACTATCTCATTCTAGAAACAGTAGTAAAAATAGGATTATTCAAACCGTTGTATGACACTCCTCCAAAAAGGATTTGGACAAGTCAGGGTATCCATTATAATGCGTACTCAGAGGTAGGTTAATTACTTACCTCTTTTTTTAAAAAAGAAAAAAATCGCTCATAGAGCGATAGAGTTACTTGCTTATTTCATACTTGCTGCCAAAAGAGCAGTTTGATTTGCAAGATTGACTGAATTGATCATATCATCAATATTTCCAAGTAAGACAGTAGGAAGATTTGACCATGATTCTTTGATACGATGATCCGTGATACGATCTTGTGGGAAGTTATACGTTCTAATTTTCTCTGACCTATCTCCGTTACCAATCTGATCCAATCTTGCATTCGTCTGCTCTGCTTGCTGCTTATCAAGTTCGATTTGATAGAGTCTTGATTTCAAGACTGTCCACGCTTTTTCTTTATTTTGGAGTTGCGATTTACTGTCTCAGATTGTAACTATTAACCCTGATGGGATATGACGTAATCTCACTCCTGTCTGGTTCTTATTCGCATTTTGTCCTCCTGCTGAAGATGCTGCATACGTATCCATCTCGACATCTTTCTCCTCGATATGAATCTGTACATCTTCTACCTCTGGCACAACCGCGACTGTTACTGTCGACGTATGAACACGACCCTGCGACTCTGTCGCTGGGATTCTCTGTACTCTATGTACTCCTGATTCCCATTTCATCTTACTGTATACCTTATCTCCTGACATCTTCACGGTTACATTTTTTACTCATCCGATATCCGTGAGCTGTTCATCCATAAGTTCTGTTCTTCGTCCTTGTTTCTGAGCGTAGAGCATATAACACTTCAATAATTCTGAAGCAAACAATCCCGCTTCATCTCCACCAGCGGCTGGACGAATTTCCAAGAAGATATTCTTATCATCATTGGGATCTCTAGGAAGAAGTGCAATCTTGAGTTCTTCTTCCAATCTCACAATATCTTCATTAGCAGAAAGGAGTTGATCATTCGCCATAGCAACAAGATCACTATCTGACTCGCTGTTGATGATTTCTTTCGCTTCATCACGTTCAGAGAGTGCTTGTTTGTATTTCACAGCGATCTGATAGGCATCTTCCAGGTCAGAGAGCTCTTTGTTGATTTCTCTGGTTTTTTGGAGATCAGAATACACTTCCTCATCCATCATCTGGGTCCTGAGTGATTGATATTTTTCGATAATACTACTGAGTTGTTCTGTCATAGAAAAAGTTTATAAGGGTAGAAAGTTAATAAAGTTTATAAGGGAATGGAGGAGAAAATCAATGGGAAGAGAAAAGTAGAATTTTTAATTTTCGTTAATGGATTAAAAAATCTTATTTTGGATATTTAACTAGTCTTCCATGACACATATCAATACTTTATTGCTTTAAAAAAATCACACTTTTCAGTGCAATTTCTCACTCTATAATCTATAACTCTTCTTTTGTCGGTCTATTCACTGCCCAGACGATAATACCGATCACAAGGAGTACAACCGCATATTTTCCATAATGATCATATTTATCGATATAATAGAGGATAGTATCTTGTTGTTGTCAGAAGAAATACCCGATCAGTGTCCATAACGTCGTTCGTATCGCTGTACCTGAGAAAGTCAGAATCATAAATTTTGTTACATCCATATCAGCTGATCAAGCAGGAAGAGAGATAAGGGATCTTGCTCCAGGCAAGAATCTAGC
It encodes:
- the prfA gene encoding Peptide chain release factor 1 yields the protein MTEQLSSIIEKYQSLRTQMMDEEVYSDLQKTREINKELSDLEDAYQIAVKYKQALSERDEAKEIINSESDSDLVAMANDQLLSANEDIVRLEEELKIALLPRDPNDDKNIFLEIRPAAGGDEAGLFASELLKCYMLYAQKQGRRTELMDEQLTDIGGVKNVTVKMSGDKVYSKMKWESGVHRVQRIPATESQGRVHTSTVTVAVVPEVEDVQIHIEEKDVEMDTYAASSAGGQNANKNQTGVRLRHIPSGLIVTIGDSKSQLQNKEKAWTVLKSRLYQIELDKQQAEQTNARLDQIGNGDRSEKIRTYNFPQDRITDHRIKESWSNLPTVLLGNIDDMINSVNLANQTALLAASMK